TTTTGATACAATGCCTAGAATTACTCATAGTCCCTCTTCAACCTATAAATAaaaggataatgcgcttcaaacAGACTTGAACCCATGTCCTCTTACATTACCAACAATACCCATttctttaaataataattaattataaatttatttaaaataaataaaaataatatataataaattgatttatttggtttaaattttaatttattaaatcaatTATAACCAATTTTCACTCCTCCTTAAAAATAACATCACTtagattaaaaaaattattttatttatttgtttttaaaacctttaataaattcacataataGTATTCACTAATACAAACTCAAACAAATATAAACCAATTATTTATATCCATTAAACTTagtttttttctttctatttttgtctctttttttaaattatattcatAAATTATATTGGAATAGATTCgaattaagcaacgaacaataATGAATAGAGAAAAATGGACATAAATATTTATGTGAAAAAATTTCTCTAAAGAGGATAAAAATTCACGAGCAAACAAAACTTCACTAAAGCGGCAAATAACCGAAGAAGGATTGTAATatgcaaaaacaaaaacaaactcAAACCCAAAATACAAAGTTCTCACAAATTTCTCACAAAACTCTCTCTTAATTGTGTTGTTAAATCAATCTCTCTAGGGTTGCTAAAAGTgctatttataggttgaaattTGTGGGCTAATCTAATTAAAATATCCCCAAAATTATTAGAGTTCAactgaaaaaaaaacaaaatttaactaaaaaaaaaaacttgatttaGTAGGTAGCAAATAATAATACCAACTAATTTAAACTTTGTATTTTATtcgaatttattttaatatatacaactaaaaggaaaataaaagaagTTATATAAAACAAGGTCCAAATTTACTTCAAATTGTGGCCttatttatccattgaaaataaAAGATAAGAAAAAGAAATGAGGAGTGGTAGCTTTCATGCATGTACGTATCAATTTGCTGACTTTCATAATTATACTTATCAtctatataaaattataacaaaaagggtaaactattaaaatagtcactaTAATTTCCCtcatgttatattttagtcacttatgtttgaaatgttacgttttagtcacttacgttaatgtgttgtaacattttagtcattgagccaTTAATTATCATTAATGGTGTAACGGTAAGCTGACATGACATGTTCaattatcatttcaaacaaaaattttaaattaaattatataattcgtcctcatgtttttttgttttgagcaatttattttttttctttcatgtttttttaactttcttttttttttcccattctCTTATGCTTCTCCTCTATTTTCTCCTTCTTCATCTATTTtaatgtaaaagaaataaaattaaattgcttaaaataaaaaaattatagggaccaattgtataatttaacctaaaatttttgtttaaaataatgatttaacgtgccacgtcAACTTACCATTACAttgttaacaacaattaatacttagtgactaaaatgttacaacacgataacgtaagtgactaaaacgtaacatttcaaacataagtgactaaaatgtaactgagggaaacaaaagtgactattttgatagtttccCCTAACAAAAAGTtcaaaactatttttattttgcCATTAGTCCTTATCTAATGCTTATATTTAGTTAAATTCTGTcattagtccttgtactttgtGAAAAATATGGTTTTAATCCATGTACTTTTATTTGGTTATTTTTAGTcactatacttttcaaattttaaaattttagtcctcaCCAAAAAATAACAGTTAAATTCTTTAAGTAAAAttctgttatttttaaaatttgatgtgaCAAATATATCATCATATGTGTAACGTCATGTCAACTCATTATTTCTATATATTACTCACCAAGAATATGTTAACAACTGTCATTTGTAtcaagattgaaatttcaaaattcgaaaagtataataacttagaatgatccaattggaaaataatggACAAAATATATGACTGTAAGCATAGTACAAGACTAGTAATTCAATTTAAGCTAATGAATTTAATTGctattgtttaaaattttaaattttgaaaaatacagAGACTTAAAGTGACCAATTCAAAACTATAAGGACTAAAATTCATCAACTAAAAGTACATGACTAAATTTACAACTTTCACAAAATACAAAGATTAATTGTAGAATTTAACTTTATATTTAAACACTTTAATGGGTTACTGTCACCCTTAAGCGAATCACTAACCCAATTATGGAAATATACaaatatcatttttaaattataattaatattattatgaatTGTGGTACCAACTTGGAAATTTCTAGTATAGCCTCTATCGCATGTGAATTAcgcatttaatatttatttagtttttttaaatattgtatttttaattatagtaattgacataaaataatatttcttatttaaattattgaatataacaaaaatatattaaCTTTTCAATTCAAACTTTATAATCGAAGAACGATTGTTATTATGATAAGGAAATCAACCCTGAATGGTTCAAAGCGGTGAGCAAAAATAGACAAAAAAATCGAGCATTCACCAAATTAGAGAGATCAACAGCAAAATCATCCttaaaatcacttgtaaaactaaGATTACATGCATAAACAATACTAGAAAACGTGCTATAAGAGGAAATAAAAGCTTCTAAAATTGAAGATTTATTAAACAATAGAAAAACACagtaaaaacatataaaatttaagaTAAAACGGGTCCAAATCGACTCGTGAAATCATTTATTTATTTGGAAATACCCTCAAAACAGAAACAAATTAAGAAGTTGATGAAGAGCCACCCACTTTCCAAAAAAAAACTAATGGTGACCGATGGAGTTTTAATGAACGACAGACACATTCATTTGTCCATCACAATTTGTGAAAAGAACAAAAATACCCATAAAATAGATCAATAAAATCACAATTTTTCCTTATAGTTTATACTTAGATTTCTATTCAAATAATAAATCTATATTAAAATTAGCATAACTTTTTTTTcgtcaaatttttaaaaataaattataattataattatcacaATTTTTTTATAGTTAATAATTAGAGTTTTATTCAAATAATAATTCTATTTTAAAAGTAAGATaactttttaactaataattgtaaTTTAAACTCTAACTAATTTTAATTATGTATTTATCACAATTTCtagtaaattataattattttaaatatataattatcaccacttttatttcatttaaactttttaacaaataattaatattataattatttttaaacgtGAATTTAATAATATTTGTAACATAAAAAGTATTCTCAACAGTTCAAAAGTTTTACTAGACTCGTGCttttacatatacatatataattataaatgtatCTTTGAAAATTTGTGTGTGACTAATGTCATGATTGTTAAAAACAGACTGATTAATTAAATCAAGAAACAATGGTTCATATGGATCAAGCAGCGTTATAAAACCGAAAAAAGATTAAACTAATAAAAAATCGATTGAACTGAATAGAAAATTGATAACTAATTAAAAACACGAATTTTAAGCTAGTTTAAATATGCAATTTTGTTGTTACAACTTATAAAATGAAGGTTTATGTttccattttttatttattcgtgtttatcaatttttatatttttaatgattttttatttcACATAAATTGAGCTAATAATTTAGCTTATTGAATAAAAAAACCGATGAATTGAttgatttaattatcaatttagttaaCGAATTAATTGATTCAACCATCACTACGAAAGAGTCAAAGCATGAGAAGAAAAGCTAATACAGGCGGAGGTGGCTTTGCCTGAGGGGAGTTGCCGACGGTGGAGAAGGTGGAGAAGGTGGAGGAGAGGATAAGGTTGGTAATGGAGATGGGTGGCCGTAAATGCATTATTTGTTTAGAATAAGaagtattaattaattaattaaatttcaaatcctgattaaaataaataatcgtTTGCTTAACTATAATTACGGCTCGAAAGGGCCATTCCAGTAATTATGCCAAATCCATGGGCCCTTTCTATACGGAGAgacccaaaaaaattaaaaaaaaaaaaaccctaggtAGCTGCTTCTTTAATCTTAAAATGTTTCGATGTTGTGTTTGGGGCTTCAATTTCGCTTCTCCTCCCTCTTTTCTCACCTATCATTCAAACTGATATTTttgtaataaattaaattaaatttttaatttaaaaaaaatccttTAGCCTCCTTTCATTTTCCCTCAAAATCCATTTCCATTCGCTATTCGTTATTCGCTATTTCGTCCATGCCTAAGACTAAGAGGtgattcttcttttttttcccaaTCAATCCCCCTTTTATTGATTACCAAATTTTCTGTTTCAATTTCAGCAAATTTTCGTTTTTTTAATCGTTTTTTGTTATCGGGTATTTGATGATGATTGTGATGATAGCTTTATATTTGTTAATGATTctgtattttttttgtttttttcgtGGTAGCAATTTTGAATTGAACGCTTTGACTGTTTAGTTGGTTCTTTTTGGAACTTAAATTTTGGTAATTATGAAAATACTAATTTTCTGGAATTCTTGATTGTgggtttttattgatttttttttcttattattcAGGGTTCTTTGTAAGTTCTTTGCTCATGGAGCATGCTtcaaaggggagaattgtgagtTTTCTCATGATTGGAAGGATCCACCAAATAATGTAGGAAGTGCTCTTTGTGACCTTTCTGTTCTTTATTTACCTGTTGCTGATTAACCTTAACAGTTGCTTCTTACTTGGGTGTAGATTTGCACATACTATCAGAAAGGAATCTGTTCTTATGGTAGTCAATGCAGATATGAACATGTGAAGGCATCTCAAACGGATTTATCTGCTTCGTCTTCATCGACAAAGCCTCGTCAATTTGGGGTCTCTGGTTCTGCTCCTTTAGGTCCTTCAACGAGTACATATCGTGGTTCCGTTGTACTCCCAGCTACTTCTGGCGAGTTTCCTGGTTCTAATGGAGGCTTCCTACCTCCCTCAACGAATCAAGCATGGCATTTGGAATCTGGGCAACAAGATCTTTTGGGTGATGGTGATGTTTTGCAGCCTAGGAGTGCTAATCTAGTCGAACGTCCTATTTGCTCATTTGCTGCAGCTGGTAATTGCCCCCGTGGAGATAATTGTCCCCATATTCATGGAGACTTGTGTCCCACCTGTGGAAAACATTGTTTACATCCTTTCAGAGCTGAGGAAAGGGAGGAGCATATAAAAATGTGTGAGAAAAAGCAAAAGCACCTCGAGGCATTGAAATATAGTCAAGAAATAGAATGCAGTGTGTGCCTGGATCGTGTTCTCTCGAAGCCCACAGCAGCTGAACGGAAGTTTGGGTTGCTCTCGGAATGTGATCATCCGTTTTGCATATCCTGTATTAGAAATTGGCGCAGCAGTTCCCCGTCCTCTGGAATGGATGTTAATACTGCATTAAGGGCTTGCCCAATCTGTCGCAAGCTATCGTACTTTGTCATTCCAAGTGTCATTTGGTATTCAACTCCAGAAGAAAAGCAGGAAATCATCGATAGCTACAAGGCAAAACTGAGGTAATGCCTCTGCAGTTTCAATGTTTCTTTTGTTTCCTACTTGTACCACATTTATAATTTTGTTTAAATTCTTAATTGTACTTCTACAATTGAAGGGTTGTTTAGATGATCCGTAATATCTATCTTAGACATATAATATTTTAATCTTCAGGTCAATAGATTGCAAGCACTTCAACTTCGGAAATGGGAACTGCCCTTTTGGTACTAGTTGTTTCTACAAGGTAAAAATTGTCTATTTTATTCAGCTTTGTAAAATGGAGAATTTCTCTTTCTTAGTATTTCCAAATTTGCATCCTTTAATATCCCATCAAGTATCAACTATAAGCTTTTTAATGTgattttatgttaaaattctCTATTTTCCTGCGTGCGCTTTCCTCTTTATGGTTGTTCCTCACCCTTTTTTCTCACTTTGTCACTATGGTCGTGCAATCTATGAGCTGTTTCTTCTTAGCCAAATCTCAACCAAGATATCTACCGGTTTGGACTTTTATCTGAAGAGGTTGGTTTAGGagtaaaaatatgtttttatCTCAACATCATTGGACAACAACAATCTTTGATCTCAATTTCCTTGAATAAAACTGCTGTTAATATTCAGTAAGAAGAATAAGGATGAATTGATGGGTGATTGGTGGAAAACTAATTGGTAAAGCAAAGattataattatggaattataacTTTTGTACGAGGAGTAATTGTCAGTAGACGGCTACTGATGATAAATTTAAGAATTTAGTTATAATTTGGAGGCATTTCGCTTTGTTTATAGGGGTTCTTTATTCCTGCCCGCTCTATTTTTCACTCCCTTTGCCACAGATACATGCATCACAGGAGCACTTGCAATTTTCACAATGCTTTTAAGATTTTGATTCTCTAATCTCTAAGttgactttaattttaattgatagtCATTGATAAAAAGTTTACTTTTGAGGATCGAAAGAACATAAGCAGAATATCCCGTAAATCTACAAGTAGTACTTGGTGATATATTTTGGTTACTAATCTTGAAGCTAGTAAGCCAATAGGAAAATCAGGATATCTATGGTGCCTTTTTACCAAAATACTTTTCTATTGTTCTATTAATGGTGCTGCTCTTGAAATCATTCTGCAAGTGAGGAAAAATAATTCTCATGTCAAATTGCAAGTTTCATCTGGCCAAGCCCAACTGATTATTAATCTATTCTCAATTTTATGTTGCTTTTTAGTTCAAAAACCCTTTTAGGCCAGTGGTGCTTTTTTTGCTTCCATTTTTGTGATATGTAATGCATTGGGATTCATAGATTTTATTTATCCCGTGTT
Above is a genomic segment from Gossypium arboreum isolate Shixiya-1 chromosome 8, ASM2569848v2, whole genome shotgun sequence containing:
- the LOC108469577 gene encoding putative RING-type E3 ubiquitin transferase C3H69 isoform X2, producing MPKTKRVLCKFFAHGACFKGENCEFSHDWKDPPNNICTYYQKGICSYGSQCRYEHVKASQTDLSASSSSTKPRQFGVSGSAPLGPSTSTYRGSVVLPATSGEFPGSNGGFLPPSTNQAWHLESGQQDLLGDGDVLQPRSANLVERPICSFAAAGNCPRGDNCPHIHGDLCPTCGKHCLHPFRAEEREEHIKMCEKKQKHLEALKYSQEIECSVCLDRVLSKPTAAERKFGLLSECDHPFCISCIRNWRSSSPSSGMDVNTALRACPICRKLSYFVIPSVIWYSTPEEKQEIIDSYKAKLRSIDCKHFNFGNGNCPFGTSCFYKHAYRDGRLEEVALRHLGAEDGHTVIAKNIRLLDFLSDLHIR
- the LOC108469577 gene encoding E3 ubiquitin-protein ligase makorin-like isoform X1, with the protein product MPKTKRVLCKFFAHGACFKGENCEFSHDWKDPPNNICTYYQKGICSYGSQCRYEHVKASQTDLSASSSSTKPRQFGVSGSAPLGPSTSTYRGSVVLPATSGEFPGSNGGFLPPSTNQAWHLESGQQDLLGDGDVLQPRSANLVERPICSFAAAGNCPRGDNCPHIHGDLCPTCGKHCLHPFRAEEREEHIKMCEKKQKHLEALKYSQEIECSVCLDRVLSKPTAAERKFGLLSECDHPFCISCIRNWRSSSPSSGMDVNTALRACPICRKLSYFVIPSVIWYSTPEEKQEIIDSYKAKLRSIDCKHFNFGNGNCPFGTSCFYKHTVKPGSYAWKYHRPPPRRSNVIDMDSIFDVFEHLIAEDEMNIFDAEDLENDDISMEMALFLMQLDYDSSDSSSDEENFHY